Part of the Syntrophorhabdaceae bacterium genome is shown below.
CCATAGAAGAGGACCGGGACGTGCCTGCCTATGGGCAGAGTCCTGTTATTGACGCGAAGGGGCAGTATCTCTGTCCGGGATTCGTCGATGCCCATACGCACCTGGACGCAGTGTATACGTTCGATAAGTTCGTGCCTTATGCGCTTCAGGGCGGCACCACGACCGTGGTTACGGAGCTTACCATGATCGGCACGAGCTGCGGCATGGATGCCCTGCTCGCCTATATCGAAAGCACGAAA
Proteins encoded:
- a CDS encoding amidohydrolase family protein; its protein translation is MKKEQLKALLGVVKGNVSPDTVIRNGKIINVFTNEIQKGLMVVVKDGFIASIEEDRDVPAYGQSPVIDAKGQYLCPGFVDAHTHLDAVYTFDKFVPYALQGGTTTVVTELTMIGTSCGMDALLAYIESTK